A stretch of Natronococcus sp. CG52 DNA encodes these proteins:
- a CDS encoding polysaccharide deacetylase family protein, translating into MNDKAARRALLGTVGAGTLALCAGCLDPRTGGSGGEPIDDDEEPDDDTNESEDLDEVPDIDGGAVVFTYDDGPIEDYEQAFPVHQEFDAPASTAIVTEWVGREDFLGTDWMDIEHLEELEEAGWEIMSHTTDHTGVASFELVEDVNPDDTRIYPERPHHGFHGGYDVEITDGENSVQQPIVDSGTDDVGNYLEFDEAIGESFAAGEAVERYPEDLMHEFLGNSKERLERWGFEIDTFLAPYDVCDEWTIGIAEEYYDGIANTSPTSIINDPETFDPFETKRDYFIEFTSPVNTRKMIEEIAMQEAIGVVGAHTFKEEVTEERIRETLEWVEEYDLEVVTFRDAIRATAADSARAVAVGAEK; encoded by the coding sequence ATGAACGACAAAGCGGCGCGGCGGGCCCTCCTCGGCACTGTTGGTGCCGGAACGCTCGCGTTGTGTGCCGGCTGTCTCGACCCGCGGACCGGCGGTAGCGGCGGCGAACCGATCGACGACGACGAGGAACCGGATGACGATACGAACGAGTCCGAGGATCTCGACGAAGTTCCCGATATCGACGGTGGAGCCGTGGTCTTCACGTACGACGACGGACCCATAGAAGACTACGAACAGGCGTTCCCCGTCCACCAGGAGTTCGACGCACCCGCGAGTACGGCCATCGTAACGGAGTGGGTCGGCCGCGAGGATTTTCTGGGTACCGACTGGATGGATATCGAACACCTCGAGGAACTCGAGGAGGCCGGCTGGGAGATCATGTCCCACACGACGGATCACACCGGAGTCGCGTCGTTCGAACTCGTCGAAGACGTCAACCCGGACGACACCCGAATCTATCCGGAACGACCACACCACGGGTTTCACGGCGGCTACGACGTCGAGATCACCGACGGAGAGAACTCCGTTCAACAGCCGATCGTCGACTCCGGCACGGACGACGTCGGGAACTACCTCGAGTTCGACGAGGCGATCGGCGAATCCTTCGCGGCCGGCGAGGCAGTCGAACGGTACCCCGAGGACCTCATGCACGAGTTCCTCGGAAACTCCAAGGAGCGACTCGAACGGTGGGGGTTCGAGATCGACACCTTCCTCGCACCGTACGACGTCTGCGACGAGTGGACGATCGGTATCGCCGAGGAATACTACGACGGAATCGCAAACACCAGTCCCACGTCCATAATCAACGACCCCGAGACGTTCGATCCGTTCGAGACGAAGCGCGACTACTTCATCGAATTTACGTCGCCGGTGAACACCAGAAAGATGATCGAAGAGATCGCGATGCAGGAGGCGATCGGCGTCGTCGGAGCGCACACTTTCAAGGAAGAGGTTACTGAGGAGCGCATCCGGGAGACCCTCGAGTGGGTCGAAGAGTACGATCTCGAGGTCGTGACCTTCCGTGATGCGATTAGAGCGACAGCCGCCGATTCCGCCCGAGCGGTCGCTGTCGGCGCGGAAAAATAA
- a CDS encoding oligosaccharide flippase family protein: protein MNRSLSSGVLSVVSAKIVVLLVGIVSTPVLYRLLEPSGFGDYSFLMSVFSIYMIFVSSGIADGVRKFLAEDRAMSDWEPHVVGYYFRLALLFSLTGAFLMIVSSRSGLVTRLFGAEYTTYFYGLALLVVSVQFQTYSRKTLMGFGLERYSEPLNVLDKVTFVVVSLPLVYFGLGVAGALAGHAVASIVVGGIGMLLIHQQTSLSNVFRTPPTDFPRKKMLSFNSMSIVLLFLLSSLYHIDVVMLQHFRESAEVGNYKAALTLAEFLWFVPLALQTVYVHSTSELWSRNRTRQITSLASKTTRYTFLLTAIMAVGLAALADVAVPIYFGPDATPAIEPLLLLLPGALGFALARPILAVSQGEGTLRYPVAATGTAAVINVVLNFLLIPRYGMSGAAVATSIGYGGMFIFHCVSARHVGFNPLADARFSRVLATTALAAVPIFALATVITNEWLALVIVPPTGLAIYLAFAVLTGAIEPAEPFEVLAEFPDPLGSRAEFVRERLEGVHADLTIAGWVQSMLFLTGVTFLLSGLLIALFGPEGGSPVFG from the coding sequence GTGAACCGAAGCCTTTCCAGCGGTGTTCTCTCCGTCGTCAGCGCCAAGATCGTGGTTCTTCTAGTCGGTATCGTCTCGACGCCGGTCCTCTACCGACTCCTCGAGCCCTCCGGTTTCGGGGACTACTCGTTCCTGATGTCGGTGTTCTCCATCTACATGATCTTCGTCAGTTCGGGTATCGCCGACGGCGTCCGCAAGTTCCTCGCGGAGGATCGTGCCATGTCGGACTGGGAACCGCACGTGGTCGGCTACTACTTCCGGTTAGCGCTGCTGTTCTCGCTCACCGGCGCGTTCCTGATGATCGTCTCCTCCCGGAGCGGGCTCGTTACCCGGCTCTTCGGAGCGGAGTACACGACCTACTTCTACGGGCTGGCGCTGCTCGTCGTCTCGGTCCAGTTCCAGACGTACTCGCGCAAGACGCTCATGGGCTTCGGCCTCGAGCGCTACTCGGAACCGCTCAACGTCCTCGACAAGGTGACGTTCGTCGTCGTCTCGCTCCCGCTCGTCTACTTCGGCCTCGGCGTCGCCGGAGCGCTCGCGGGCCACGCCGTCGCCAGCATCGTCGTCGGCGGGATCGGAATGCTGTTGATTCACCAGCAGACCTCGCTCTCGAACGTGTTCCGGACGCCGCCGACTGACTTCCCCCGGAAGAAGATGCTCTCGTTCAACTCGATGAGCATCGTTCTCCTGTTCCTGCTCTCCTCGCTCTATCACATCGACGTCGTCATGCTCCAGCACTTCCGGGAGAGTGCAGAAGTCGGGAACTACAAGGCGGCGCTCACCCTCGCGGAGTTCCTCTGGTTCGTTCCGCTGGCACTGCAGACCGTGTACGTCCACTCGACCTCCGAGCTGTGGTCCAGAAACCGCACCAGACAGATCACCTCGCTCGCCTCGAAGACGACGCGGTATACGTTCCTCCTGACGGCCATCATGGCCGTCGGGCTCGCAGCGCTGGCGGACGTCGCCGTCCCGATCTACTTCGGTCCGGACGCGACGCCGGCGATCGAGCCGCTGTTGCTGTTGCTCCCCGGCGCGCTCGGATTCGCGCTCGCGCGGCCGATCCTGGCAGTGTCTCAGGGTGAGGGAACGCTCCGGTATCCGGTCGCGGCGACCGGCACCGCGGCGGTGATCAATGTCGTACTCAACTTTCTGCTGATCCCCCGATACGGGATGAGCGGTGCGGCCGTCGCGACCAGTATCGGGTACGGAGGGATGTTCATCTTCCACTGCGTCTCTGCCCGACACGTCGGCTTCAATCCGCTTGCCGACGCACGGTTCAGCCGGGTCCTCGCGACGACCGCGCTCGCCGCGGTTCCGATCTTCGCGCTCGCGACGGTCATCACGAACGAGTGGCTGGCGCTGGTGATCGTTCCGCCAACGGGCCTCGCGATCTACCTGGCGTTCGCCGTGCTGACCGGCGCGATCGAACCTGCCGAACCGTTCGAGGTCCTCGCGGAGTTCCCGGATCCGCTCGGTTCGAGAGCGGAGTTCGTCCGGGAGCGACTCGAGGGCGTTCACGCCGATCTGACCATCGCGGGCTGGGTCCAGAGTATGCTGTTCCTGACGGGCGTGACGTTCCTGCTGTCCGGACTGCTGATCGCCCTGTTCGGGCCGGAGGGCGGCAGTCCGGTGTTCGGGTAG